The following are encoded in a window of Amycolatopsis lexingtonensis genomic DNA:
- a CDS encoding ATP-binding cassette domain-containing protein, with the protein MTEPAAEVIRVEGVGKNFGPVNALADVNLHVRRGEVLGLIGDNGAGKSTLIKILTGYHQPSGGRILFEGKPVTLKSVVHARSLGIETVFQDLAMVDELPVYLNLHLNRELTHRPVPFLRRREMKRLAREALDSIGISIPSVAAEVGMLSGGQRQAIAVARSVYSKAKLLLLDEPLAAMGAKESAMILRLLRELKQRGDIAIILIAHNYGQVMDVCDRVNLLQHGEITFDRAAADTSVAELLELVNAEYRLGGGNQEPGRP; encoded by the coding sequence ATGACCGAACCCGCCGCCGAGGTCATCCGGGTCGAGGGCGTCGGCAAGAACTTCGGCCCGGTCAACGCGCTCGCCGACGTCAACCTTCACGTGCGGCGCGGCGAAGTGCTGGGGCTCATCGGGGACAACGGCGCCGGCAAGTCGACGCTGATCAAGATCCTCACCGGCTACCACCAGCCGAGTGGCGGGCGGATCCTGTTCGAGGGGAAGCCGGTCACGCTCAAGTCGGTGGTGCACGCGAGGTCACTGGGCATCGAGACGGTGTTCCAGGACCTGGCGATGGTCGACGAACTGCCGGTGTACCTGAACCTGCACCTGAACCGCGAGCTGACGCACCGCCCGGTCCCGTTCCTGCGGCGCCGCGAGATGAAGCGCCTCGCCCGGGAGGCGCTGGACTCGATCGGCATCAGCATCCCGTCGGTGGCGGCCGAGGTCGGCATGCTGTCCGGTGGCCAGCGGCAGGCGATCGCGGTGGCGCGGTCGGTGTACTCGAAGGCGAAGCTGTTGCTGCTCGACGAGCCGCTCGCCGCGATGGGCGCCAAGGAAAGCGCGATGATCCTGCGCCTGCTGCGGGAGCTGAAGCAGCGCGGGGACATCGCGATCATCCTCATCGCGCACAACTACGGGCAGGTGATGGACGTCTGCGACCGGGTGAACCTGCTGCAGCACGGGGAGATCACCTTCGACCGGGCGGCGGCGGACACCTCGGTGGCCGAACTGCTCGAGCTGGTGAACGCGGAATACCGCCTGGGCGGCGGGAACCAGGAACCGGGCCGGCCCTGA
- a CDS encoding sugar ABC transporter ATP-binding protein encodes MGTVPVVEARQVVKRYGATVALDHADLTVLTGQTHALVGRNGAGKSTLVSILTGLTEPDSGSLLVNGEPVPGLSDRDKWRALVACVYQKSTIIPHLSVAENLFLNRQETRRGFVRWSAVRRAATELLERWSVDVDVRRPAGELGVEQRQFVEIARALSFGARFVILDEPTAQLDGGAITRLFGHLAELQRQGVTFLFISHHLQEVYEICDTVTVFRDARHVLTAPVAGLPKLDLVAAMTGEDATLSAERASSVRPGAPPVLRVRDLSLDPGYEGVSFDVAPGEIVGLAGAGGSGKTEVAETLTGLRTADSGTIAVGERRPRPGDVPAALAAGIGFVPEDRHRQGLVPEMSVADNTTLSVLDRLGPGIFVRSALRDRLAGTMITRLAVKTPGPELAVSALSGGNQQKVVLARALAGDPRVLVLITPTAGVDVRSKEFLLGKVAEAAAAGTAVLIASDELDDLRLCDRVLVMVHGRLTAELPAGWQDREVVAAVEGVDLDAG; translated from the coding sequence ATGGGCACCGTGCCGGTCGTCGAAGCGCGGCAGGTGGTCAAGCGCTACGGCGCCACGGTCGCGCTGGACCACGCCGACCTGACCGTCCTAACGGGACAGACACACGCACTCGTCGGCCGCAACGGCGCGGGGAAGTCGACCCTCGTGTCCATCCTCACCGGCCTGACCGAGCCGGATTCCGGTTCCCTGCTGGTGAACGGCGAGCCGGTACCGGGACTGTCCGATCGGGACAAGTGGCGCGCGCTGGTCGCGTGCGTGTACCAGAAGTCGACGATCATCCCGCATCTTTCGGTGGCGGAGAACCTGTTCCTCAACCGGCAGGAGACCCGGCGCGGCTTCGTCCGCTGGTCCGCGGTGCGCCGGGCGGCCACCGAGCTGCTCGAACGCTGGTCGGTCGACGTCGACGTCCGCCGGCCCGCGGGCGAGCTCGGCGTCGAGCAGCGGCAGTTCGTCGAGATCGCGCGGGCGCTGTCCTTCGGCGCGCGGTTCGTCATCCTCGACGAACCGACCGCGCAGCTGGACGGGGGCGCCATCACCCGGCTGTTCGGCCACCTCGCCGAGTTGCAGCGCCAGGGCGTGACGTTCCTGTTCATCAGCCACCACCTGCAGGAGGTCTACGAAATCTGCGACACGGTCACGGTCTTCCGCGACGCCCGGCACGTCCTGACCGCGCCGGTCGCCGGATTGCCGAAGCTCGACCTCGTCGCCGCGATGACCGGGGAAGACGCCACCCTGTCCGCCGAACGCGCTTCCTCCGTCCGGCCCGGCGCCCCGCCGGTGCTGCGGGTCCGCGACTTGAGCCTCGACCCCGGCTACGAAGGCGTTTCCTTCGACGTCGCGCCAGGGGAGATCGTCGGCCTGGCCGGGGCCGGCGGCAGCGGCAAGACCGAGGTCGCCGAGACGCTGACCGGCCTGCGGACGGCCGATTCGGGCACCATCGCCGTCGGGGAGCGCCGTCCCCGGCCCGGCGACGTCCCGGCGGCGCTCGCGGCCGGGATCGGTTTCGTCCCGGAGGACCGGCACCGCCAGGGACTCGTCCCGGAGATGTCGGTCGCGGACAACACCACCCTGTCCGTCCTGGACCGGCTCGGCCCCGGCATCTTCGTCCGGTCCGCCCTGCGCGACCGGCTGGCCGGGACGATGATCACCCGCCTGGCGGTGAAGACACCCGGCCCGGAGCTCGCGGTGTCGGCGCTTTCCGGCGGCAACCAGCAGAAGGTCGTCCTGGCCCGCGCGCTCGCCGGCGATCCACGCGTGCTCGTGCTGATCACCCCCACCGCGGGCGTGGATGTGCGGTCGAAGGAGTTCCTCCTCGGCAAGGTGGCCGAAGCCGCGGCCGCGGGCACCGCGGTGCTGATCGCTTCGGACGAGCTGGACGACCTGCGCCTCTGCGACCGCGTGCTCGTCATGGTCCACGGGAGGCTCACCGCCGAACTACCCGCCGGCTGGCAGGACCGCGAGGTCGTGGCCGCCGTGGAAGGAGTCGACCTCGATGCCGGATAG
- a CDS encoding ABC transporter permease, protein MSSKPLLLGVLQVKELSILLVTIAAGIYFTATSDAFNSLDNYQTIAQYVAPWSIIAAGQVMLLICGEIDLSAGFVFTLAPFTMMQFFVNGWPLWLALLGAIVVSTLVGLANGLIRTVLGIPSFITTLGMAFLLQGLVLIISNARPVGTPKNSGVLEVFGGARWTEFLWALGVVVVMQVVLSATRFGIHTQATGGNPVGAAESGIAVNRVKVVNFAITSTLAGLAGILQGTRVGSYDPTNGGFTTMFFAVASAVIGGTALLGGSGTVVGAFLGALLLGIVFDGFNLTGVSANAFNVVLGAAILLAMVLNVTLIVVRKRIGSRELT, encoded by the coding sequence ATGTCGTCGAAGCCGTTGCTCCTCGGCGTGCTGCAGGTCAAGGAGCTGAGCATCCTGCTGGTCACGATCGCCGCGGGGATCTACTTCACGGCGACCAGTGACGCGTTCAACTCCCTGGACAACTACCAGACGATCGCCCAGTACGTCGCACCGTGGTCGATCATCGCCGCGGGGCAGGTGATGTTGCTGATCTGCGGGGAAATCGACCTGTCCGCCGGCTTCGTGTTCACCCTCGCGCCGTTCACGATGATGCAGTTCTTCGTCAACGGCTGGCCGCTGTGGCTCGCGCTGCTCGGCGCGATCGTGGTGAGCACGCTGGTGGGCCTGGCGAACGGGCTCATCCGGACCGTGCTGGGGATCCCGTCGTTCATCACCACGCTGGGCATGGCGTTCCTGTTGCAGGGCCTGGTCTTGATCATCTCGAACGCCCGTCCGGTGGGCACGCCGAAGAACAGCGGCGTGCTCGAGGTGTTCGGCGGGGCGCGCTGGACCGAGTTCCTGTGGGCGCTCGGCGTGGTCGTCGTCATGCAGGTCGTGCTGTCGGCGACCCGGTTCGGCATCCACACGCAGGCCACCGGCGGGAACCCGGTCGGCGCCGCGGAGTCCGGCATCGCGGTGAACCGGGTGAAGGTGGTCAACTTCGCGATCACCAGCACGCTGGCCGGGCTCGCCGGCATCCTGCAGGGCACCCGGGTCGGCTCCTACGACCCGACCAACGGCGGGTTCACGACGATGTTCTTCGCGGTGGCGTCGGCCGTGATCGGCGGCACGGCGCTGCTGGGCGGGTCCGGCACGGTGGTCGGCGCGTTCCTGGGCGCGCTGCTGCTGGGCATCGTGTTCGACGGGTTCAACCTGACCGGGGTCAGCGCGAACGCGTTCAACGTGGTGCTCGGCGCCGCCATCTTGCTGGCGATGGTGCTGAACGTGACGCTGATCGTGGTGCGCAAGCGCATCGGCAGCCGGGAGCTGACATGA
- a CDS encoding sugar ABC transporter substrate-binding protein, which translates to MKIRSLCAVAAGLLTAAVLAGCGGGGTSATGGTVVGVDYPRSDTDFWNAYIKYVPRFAGEDGFELKTTNSQNDVATLTANVQTMISQGVKGVVMAPQDTAAIIPTLQQLAAKKIPVVSVDTRPDQGDVYMVVRADNRAYGEKACRFLGTKLGGHGKVVMLQGDLASINGRDRTEAFNDCMKQNFPGITVFGEATNWDAGTAAQKLQTRLTANPDIKGVYMQSSFALSGTLQLLKQRGLLVPAADPKHVFIVSNDGIPEELAKIRAGEMDATVSQPADLFARYALQYVKDAIAGKKQVPGRTDHDSTIVAVRDGLMEDQLVAPLVTADGATFGTVASVKVDDQSLWGNSKS; encoded by the coding sequence ATGAAGATCCGGTCCCTGTGCGCCGTCGCCGCCGGCCTGCTCACCGCGGCGGTGCTCGCCGGCTGCGGTGGCGGTGGCACCTCCGCGACCGGCGGGACGGTCGTCGGCGTCGACTACCCCCGGTCGGACACCGACTTCTGGAACGCCTACATCAAGTACGTGCCCCGGTTCGCCGGCGAGGACGGGTTCGAGCTCAAGACCACGAACTCCCAGAACGACGTCGCCACGCTGACCGCCAACGTGCAGACGATGATCAGCCAGGGTGTCAAGGGTGTCGTCATGGCGCCCCAGGACACCGCGGCGATCATCCCGACGCTGCAGCAGTTGGCCGCCAAGAAGATCCCGGTCGTCTCCGTCGACACCCGCCCGGACCAGGGCGACGTCTACATGGTCGTGCGGGCGGACAACCGGGCCTACGGCGAAAAGGCGTGCCGGTTCCTCGGCACGAAGCTCGGCGGCCACGGCAAAGTCGTAATGCTGCAAGGGGATCTCGCCTCGATCAACGGGCGCGACCGCACCGAAGCCTTCAACGACTGCATGAAGCAGAACTTCCCCGGCATCACGGTGTTCGGCGAAGCCACCAACTGGGACGCCGGGACCGCGGCCCAGAAACTGCAGACCCGGCTGACGGCGAACCCGGACATCAAGGGCGTCTACATGCAGTCCAGCTTCGCGCTTTCCGGGACGCTGCAGCTGCTGAAGCAGCGCGGCCTGCTCGTCCCGGCGGCCGATCCGAAGCACGTGTTCATCGTTTCCAACGACGGCATCCCCGAGGAACTGGCCAAGATCCGGGCGGGGGAGATGGACGCGACCGTCTCCCAGCCCGCGGACCTGTTCGCCCGGTACGCGCTGCAGTACGTCAAGGACGCCATCGCCGGCAAGAAGCAGGTGCCGGGCCGGACCGACCACGACAGCACCATCGTGGCCGTCCGCGACGGACTGATGGAAGACCAGCTGGTCGCGCCGCTGGTCACCGCGGACGGCGCGACCTTCGGGACGGTCGCCAGCGTGAAGGTCGACGACCAGTCCTTGTGGGGCAACAGCAAGAGCTGA
- a CDS encoding FadR/GntR family transcriptional regulator: MARSLTDEAIDRIREFVRSGRFPAGAKLPPEHELATELGISRSPTREAVKALALARVLEVRRGDGTYVTSLAPGLLLEGLGSAVALMQGGTVLELTEVRRLLEPAATGLAATRITDAQLATVAELLDAMQEAVEDVERLTVLDAAFHREVVTAAGNETLTALLDGISSRTLRARIWRGTIDRGVTHETLSQHKAIHDALAARDPAVATAAALLHVDTSERWLRAHLADFPNLEDG, from the coding sequence ATGGCGAGGTCCCTGACCGACGAAGCGATCGACCGGATCCGCGAATTCGTCCGGTCCGGCCGCTTTCCCGCGGGCGCCAAGCTGCCTCCCGAGCACGAACTCGCCACCGAGCTGGGCATCTCCCGCAGTCCCACCCGCGAAGCGGTCAAGGCGCTGGCACTGGCCCGCGTCCTCGAAGTCCGCCGCGGCGACGGCACCTACGTCACGAGCCTCGCCCCCGGCCTCCTGCTCGAAGGCCTCGGCAGCGCGGTGGCGCTCATGCAGGGCGGCACCGTGCTGGAACTGACCGAGGTGCGCCGCCTCCTGGAACCCGCCGCCACCGGGCTCGCCGCGACCCGGATCACCGACGCCCAGCTCGCGACCGTGGCCGAACTGCTCGACGCGATGCAGGAAGCCGTCGAGGACGTCGAACGGCTCACCGTGCTCGATGCCGCCTTCCACCGCGAAGTGGTCACCGCGGCGGGGAACGAAACCCTGACGGCGCTGCTGGACGGCATCTCCTCGCGGACGCTGCGGGCGCGGATCTGGCGCGGCACCATCGACCGCGGCGTGACGCACGAGACCCTGTCCCAGCACAAGGCGATCCACGACGCGCTGGCCGCCCGAGATCCCGCCGTGGCCACCGCCGCCGCGCTGCTGCACGTGGACACCTCCGAACGCTGGCTGCGGGCCCACCTGGCGGACTTCCCGAATCTGGAAGACGGGTAG
- a CDS encoding ABC transporter substrate-binding protein, with product MTTSAPGARRSPRRRRSAGLVLGVTAVLAAVTACGNGGTGTGAQSEFQPAPQTGGPLTVWVDSTRLPAAQLYQKQHPAVQLNIVTYDGDANGSNYLQTKVSLFNRTRSGWPDVVFSTQNNETSWAVQAGFTAPLNKGQIPAAMLSGWASGANDPCTVDGTLYCLRNDLAQTVLWYNASLMRQWNYQVPKTWEEYEALGRRVATEHPGYLVGTAGDSFTPEIYLWAGKCGANEITGPKKVKVVTTSPACTRMAGLLDTLVQNKTMSTSSVFSSDFDKNSGHKILMLPGPSWFGGSIFQESLKTPKGQISVAPMPQWAGETAPSVGNVGGGTWLLSAHSANLKDATDFLTWVTTAPDYQGQVAPGYPAHTTAAKAWLAKQTSSGYYAGDITAPLQTAAAQVWPGWGYGQFSQEAIWAATVTPGQTAGKSIVSLLPEWQKAITDHARSNGYEVGQ from the coding sequence ATGACGACCTCAGCCCCAGGAGCCCGGAGATCACCCCGCCGCCGCCGGTCCGCGGGACTGGTGCTCGGTGTCACGGCCGTCCTCGCCGCGGTCACGGCGTGCGGGAACGGCGGCACCGGCACCGGCGCCCAGAGCGAGTTCCAGCCGGCGCCGCAGACCGGCGGCCCGCTCACCGTGTGGGTCGACTCGACACGGCTGCCCGCCGCGCAGCTGTACCAGAAGCAGCACCCGGCGGTGCAGCTGAACATCGTCACCTACGACGGCGACGCCAACGGCTCGAACTACCTGCAGACCAAGGTGAGCCTGTTCAACCGCACCCGCAGCGGCTGGCCCGACGTCGTGTTCAGCACCCAGAACAACGAGACCTCCTGGGCGGTGCAGGCCGGCTTCACCGCGCCGCTGAACAAGGGGCAGATCCCGGCCGCCATGCTGAGCGGGTGGGCCTCCGGCGCCAACGACCCGTGCACGGTGGACGGCACGCTCTACTGCCTGCGCAACGACCTCGCCCAGACCGTGCTCTGGTACAACGCCTCGCTGATGCGGCAGTGGAACTACCAGGTGCCCAAGACCTGGGAGGAGTACGAAGCGCTGGGCCGGCGCGTCGCCACCGAGCACCCCGGCTACCTGGTCGGCACGGCCGGGGACAGCTTCACCCCGGAGATCTACCTGTGGGCCGGCAAGTGCGGCGCCAACGAGATCACCGGCCCGAAGAAGGTCAAGGTCGTCACCACCAGCCCGGCCTGCACCCGGATGGCCGGACTGCTCGACACGCTGGTCCAGAACAAGACGATGTCCACCAGCAGCGTGTTCAGCTCGGACTTCGACAAGAACTCCGGCCACAAGATCCTCATGCTGCCGGGCCCGTCCTGGTTCGGCGGTTCGATCTTCCAGGAGTCACTGAAGACGCCCAAGGGCCAGATCTCCGTCGCGCCGATGCCCCAGTGGGCGGGCGAAACGGCGCCGTCGGTCGGCAACGTCGGCGGCGGCACCTGGCTGCTGTCCGCGCACAGCGCCAACCTCAAGGACGCCACCGACTTCCTCACCTGGGTGACCACCGCGCCCGACTACCAGGGCCAGGTCGCGCCGGGCTACCCGGCGCACACGACCGCGGCCAAGGCCTGGCTGGCGAAGCAGACCTCCAGCGGTTACTACGCCGGCGACATCACCGCGCCGCTGCAGACGGCGGCCGCGCAGGTGTGGCCCGGCTGGGGTTACGGGCAGTTCAGCCAGGAGGCGATCTGGGCCGCGACAGTCACCCCCGGCCAGACCGCGGGCAAGTCGATCGTCTCCCTCCTCCCCGAATGGCAGAAGGCGATCACCGACCACGCGCGGTCCAACGGCTACGAGGTCGGGCAATGA
- a CDS encoding sugar ABC transporter substrate-binding protein, giving the protein MTAEAGATSRRTALKYLGMGGGTVAASALLAACTSVQEAQNGGKSGPFPSTPGWRFVFVNHVTTNSFFVPTRSGLADAAALLGVPEPQWTGSENGNVAQMASAMETAINSKVDGIAVSLTDDNAFVDLTKRALGQGIPVIAYNASAAGNYPLTYVGQDLYLSGFRMGQRIAQKITSGDILVGIAQPGGNNVQPRLDGITDALKQAAPGVRVQSVNTGAEQAGELNAMTAAYTGNTGVKGIYAVDAGSTAACAKLIADRKLSGKIGSGGFDLLDDTVTGVKDGALDFTIDQSPYLQGFLSVLYLYLFRLSGTLVAPPVTDTGLTFVTKENVGPYASAHSRFEGGDNKDVLAMPASIPLPPPSVLSR; this is encoded by the coding sequence ATGACTGCCGAAGCAGGCGCCACTTCACGAAGAACCGCACTGAAGTACCTGGGCATGGGCGGGGGAACGGTCGCCGCGAGCGCGCTGCTGGCGGCGTGCACCAGCGTCCAAGAAGCCCAGAACGGTGGTAAATCGGGCCCGTTCCCGAGCACCCCGGGGTGGCGGTTCGTGTTCGTCAACCACGTCACCACCAACTCCTTCTTCGTCCCGACCCGGTCCGGGCTCGCCGACGCCGCCGCGCTGCTCGGCGTACCCGAACCACAGTGGACCGGCTCGGAAAACGGCAACGTCGCCCAGATGGCGAGCGCCATGGAAACGGCGATCAACAGCAAGGTCGACGGAATCGCCGTCTCGCTGACCGACGACAACGCGTTCGTCGACCTCACCAAGCGAGCGCTCGGCCAGGGCATCCCGGTGATCGCCTACAACGCGAGCGCGGCCGGGAACTACCCGCTCACCTACGTCGGGCAGGACCTGTACCTGTCCGGATTCCGCATGGGACAGCGCATCGCGCAGAAGATCACCTCCGGCGACATCCTGGTCGGCATCGCCCAGCCGGGCGGCAACAACGTCCAGCCGCGCCTGGACGGGATCACCGACGCGCTCAAGCAGGCCGCACCCGGCGTCCGGGTCCAGTCGGTGAACACCGGCGCCGAGCAGGCCGGCGAGCTCAACGCGATGACCGCCGCCTACACCGGGAACACCGGCGTCAAGGGGATCTACGCGGTCGACGCGGGCAGCACCGCCGCGTGCGCGAAGCTGATCGCCGACCGCAAGCTGTCCGGCAAGATCGGCAGCGGCGGGTTCGACCTGCTGGACGACACGGTGACCGGGGTGAAGGACGGCGCGCTCGACTTCACCATCGACCAGTCCCCCTACCTCCAGGGGTTCCTTTCCGTGCTCTACCTGTACCTGTTCCGCCTGTCCGGCACACTGGTCGCGCCGCCGGTCACCGACACCGGTCTCACGTTCGTCACCAAGGAAAACGTCGGCCCGTACGCGTCGGCCCACAGCCGGTTCGAGGGCGGCGACAACAAGGACGTGCTCGCGATGCCCGCTTCGATCCCGTTGCCGCCGCCGTCGGTGCTGAGCCGGTAG
- a CDS encoding carbohydrate ABC transporter permease yields MPSSPGRKLPNPLSVVVLALFVIFFVLPVLWLLLAATKTDDQLVHGNPLSFGSWEALGANWTALTSFGDNAILRWLGNSATYSFLALAITLCVAIPAGYALAMTEFRGRQTLLVATLVVMLMPNATLVVPLFLEANAVHLIGSMWSIILPYSFYPFGVYLTYIYFSTALPRDLIDAARLDGCSPFGVFRHIALPLAAPVVALVGFFSFVANWTNYFLPYVLLPESDQFPVQVGLGTLLDAVPQFNPTVGTAAVQRPELALATLLAITPVLVVFLFSQRFLVAGMLAGATKE; encoded by the coding sequence ATGCCGAGTAGCCCCGGGCGGAAGCTGCCGAACCCGCTGTCGGTCGTGGTGCTCGCGCTGTTCGTGATCTTCTTCGTGCTGCCGGTGCTGTGGCTGCTGCTGGCCGCCACCAAGACCGACGACCAGCTCGTGCACGGAAACCCGCTGTCGTTCGGCTCGTGGGAGGCGCTCGGGGCGAACTGGACCGCGTTGACCTCCTTCGGGGACAACGCGATCCTCCGGTGGCTGGGCAACTCCGCGACGTACTCGTTCCTCGCGCTCGCGATCACGCTGTGCGTGGCGATCCCGGCCGGCTACGCCCTGGCGATGACCGAGTTCCGCGGTCGGCAGACGCTGCTCGTCGCGACGCTGGTGGTCATGCTGATGCCGAACGCTACGCTGGTGGTGCCGCTGTTCCTCGAGGCGAACGCCGTGCACCTGATCGGTTCGATGTGGTCGATCATCCTGCCGTATTCGTTCTACCCGTTCGGGGTCTACCTGACCTACATCTACTTCAGCACCGCGCTCCCCCGCGACCTGATCGACGCGGCGAGGCTCGACGGCTGCTCGCCGTTCGGCGTGTTCCGCCACATCGCCCTGCCGCTGGCCGCCCCGGTGGTGGCGCTCGTCGGCTTCTTCAGCTTCGTCGCCAACTGGACCAACTACTTCCTGCCCTACGTCCTGCTCCCGGAAAGCGACCAGTTCCCCGTCCAGGTCGGCCTGGGCACCCTGCTCGACGCCGTGCCCCAGTTCAACCCGACCGTCGGCACCGCGGCGGTCCAGCGTCCCGAACTCGCGCTGGCCACCCTGCTCGCGATCACCCCGGTGCTCGTCGTCTTCCTGTTCTCCCAACGTTTCCTGGTAGCCGGGATGCTCGCCGGCGCGACCAAGGAGTGA
- a CDS encoding MerR family transcriptional regulator produces MIPDQEGPATPSRADKFDDDEYPAYTMGRAADMLGTTQGFLRSLGDAGLITPQRSAGGHRRYSRQQLRLAARARELVDQGTPVEAACRIVSLEDQLHEAQRRNTELRAGD; encoded by the coding sequence TTGATACCTGACCAGGAAGGACCGGCCACGCCGAGCCGGGCCGACAAGTTCGACGACGACGAGTACCCCGCCTACACCATGGGCCGGGCCGCGGACATGCTCGGCACGACGCAGGGTTTCCTGCGCAGCCTCGGCGACGCCGGGCTGATCACGCCGCAACGCTCCGCCGGTGGGCACCGCCGCTACTCGCGGCAGCAGCTGCGGTTGGCCGCCCGGGCGCGGGAACTGGTCGACCAGGGCACTCCCGTCGAGGCGGCTTGCCGGATCGTTTCGCTCGAAGACCAGCTCCACGAAGCACAACGCCGCAACACCGAACTGCGCGCCGGCGACTGA
- a CDS encoding carbohydrate ABC transporter permease — protein sequence MSTATRPAAAPARRRTHWPGRAGHSFVAAYVVLLVAFGVVPTVYAVYFAFTDAGDRFAGLSNFVEAAEDFRYLPAVGHVALYLLCWLVSLVVLVVGLALLLHRLSSRAAGTALRFLYYIPGALAGAASVLVWLFMLDPSVSPVSFLLQAFGFDTFGQVVAPGHLPVLFTVIAFWTGAGGWIVVMYGALNTISPNLLEAARIDGAGAWQTAWRIQIPLLRKWIVYMVILAFAGGTQLFVEPQLLSQASVGVAGRDYSLNQLSYDFAFQNNNVNTAAAISVELLVISVVVAGVFVARSGFFDAE from the coding sequence ATGAGCACGGCCACCCGGCCGGCCGCCGCACCGGCCCGGCGGCGGACGCACTGGCCGGGCCGGGCCGGGCACTCCTTCGTCGCCGCCTACGTCGTCCTGCTGGTCGCGTTCGGGGTCGTGCCCACGGTGTACGCCGTGTACTTCGCGTTCACCGACGCGGGCGACCGCTTCGCCGGCCTGTCGAACTTCGTCGAGGCCGCCGAGGACTTCCGGTACCTGCCCGCGGTCGGTCACGTGGCGCTGTACCTGCTGTGCTGGCTGGTTTCGCTGGTGGTGCTCGTCGTCGGGCTGGCCCTGCTGCTGCACCGCCTGAGCTCCCGCGCGGCCGGCACCGCCCTGCGTTTCCTCTACTACATCCCCGGTGCGCTGGCGGGCGCGGCGAGCGTGCTGGTCTGGCTGTTCATGCTGGACCCGTCGGTGAGCCCGGTGAGCTTCCTGCTGCAGGCGTTCGGGTTCGACACCTTCGGCCAGGTCGTCGCGCCCGGGCACCTGCCGGTCCTGTTCACCGTGATCGCGTTCTGGACCGGGGCGGGCGGCTGGATCGTCGTGATGTACGGCGCGCTGAACACTATCTCTCCCAACCTGCTGGAAGCGGCGCGGATCGACGGCGCGGGCGCGTGGCAGACCGCGTGGCGCATCCAGATCCCCCTGCTGCGCAAGTGGATCGTCTACATGGTGATCCTCGCCTTCGCCGGCGGCACCCAGCTGTTCGTCGAACCGCAGCTGCTCTCGCAGGCGAGTGTCGGCGTCGCCGGGCGCGACTACTCGCTCAACCAGCTGTCCTACGATTTCGCGTTCCAGAACAACAACGTGAACACGGCCGCGGCCATCTCGGTCGAGCTGCTGGTGATCAGCGTCGTCGTCGCCGGCGTGTTCGTCGCCCGGTCGGGGTTCTTCGATGCCGAGTAG
- a CDS encoding ABC transporter permease, whose product MPDSPAVLRAEPATARPPRGIAVARLRDFALVPGIIAIAVVGQLVNPVFLQYDNVINILQTMSEIALLVLAQTLVLVVGKMDLSLESTFGLAPGVAAWLTIEGGHSLGLLPSWTAVPVVLLVGVLVGALNALLIVRFGLSGFVVTLGMLIVLRGLLTGISGGQTFFGMPESMLYLGTTLWAGIPASIWICVLLFAGGVVLLGKTRPGRSLYAIGGNEDAAKAAGIRTDRMVWIVLIAASVLAALGGLLLSGRLASVAAAQGNGYIFTVFAAAVIGGVSLNGGRGTLFGAFTGILLLYMIQNVLTLAGVPAQWIGALNGTIILVALVMSRITSGKRQT is encoded by the coding sequence ATGCCGGATAGCCCTGCCGTGCTGCGTGCCGAGCCCGCTACCGCCCGGCCGCCGCGCGGGATCGCCGTCGCGAGGCTGCGCGACTTCGCCCTGGTGCCGGGGATCATCGCGATCGCGGTGGTCGGCCAGCTGGTGAACCCGGTGTTCCTCCAGTACGACAACGTGATCAACATCCTGCAGACGATGTCGGAGATCGCGCTGCTGGTGCTCGCCCAGACCCTGGTACTGGTCGTCGGCAAGATGGACCTCTCCCTGGAGTCGACGTTCGGCCTGGCTCCCGGCGTGGCGGCCTGGCTGACGATCGAAGGCGGCCATTCCCTCGGGCTCCTGCCGTCGTGGACCGCGGTGCCCGTGGTGCTCCTGGTCGGGGTGCTGGTCGGCGCGCTCAACGCCCTGCTGATCGTCCGCTTCGGACTGAGCGGGTTCGTGGTCACCCTCGGCATGCTGATCGTGCTGCGCGGCCTGCTGACCGGGATCTCCGGCGGCCAGACGTTCTTCGGCATGCCCGAGTCGATGCTGTACCTCGGCACCACGCTGTGGGCCGGGATCCCGGCCTCGATCTGGATCTGCGTGCTCCTGTTCGCCGGCGGCGTGGTCCTGCTCGGGAAGACCCGGCCGGGCCGCAGCCTCTACGCGATCGGCGGGAACGAGGACGCGGCGAAGGCGGCGGGCATCCGGACGGACCGCATGGTGTGGATCGTCCTGATCGCGGCGAGCGTCCTGGCCGCGCTCGGCGGCCTGCTTCTCTCGGGCCGGCTCGCGTCGGTGGCCGCGGCGCAGGGCAACGGCTACATCTTCACCGTCTTCGCCGCGGCGGTGATCGGCGGCGTCAGCCTGAACGGCGGGCGCGGCACGCTGTTCGGCGCCTTCACCGGAATCCTGCTGCTGTACATGATCCAGAACGTGCTCACCCTGGCCGGCGTACCCGCGCAATGGATCGGGGCGCTCAACGGCACGATCATCCTGGTCGCGCTGGTGATGTCCCGCATCACCAGCGGCAAGCGGCAGACCTGA